gtggggaggctgggggaggaggggcagtgccTCAGTAAACCAGGGGTCTGAGTGGAGACTTTCCCAGCCACCTCTCTCGGTCATGGCTCCCGCAGCCCTGGGATTAGTGGCTACCGTGAGGGTGAGGCCTCCTGAGGGAGGGGCTCACAGCAGCCTCCATACCCTCACTACCATCGCAGgaacaggggagggagaggggacccGTCCAGTTAGGTCTGGAGATGGCCCGAAGCCCCCCCTTTCCTGTTACCCTTCAAAGCTCAGCCTCACCCCATGGTGTCTCCAAGCCTTAGAGCTGTCCCCTTTCTCTGGGCCTCAAGATCTCCCCACCgtgtccctcctctccccttgacCAGTGTCGGGGAATGATGACCGCTGTGGGTGCCGATGGAGGGTGTTGGTAGTGATGAGGATGCCGTGTGCGGGTGATGAGCGGCCTCCCCACCATGTGGTGGGCTGGGGCGGGCTGgggggggtcacttgctcttgtGCAGGTCCTTTAGGCGGCGGAGCTTCTCCAGGAGCTGGGCCCGGGAGTCGCCGTCGTCCTCGGTGGGGCCCAGGCCTGGGCCCAGAGTGTCCTGCAGCACCAGGCAGTGGGTCCTCAGGAAGGGGTTGTAGGAGCGCTCCTCTCCCAGGGTGGACGGGCACTGCGGGGCCAGAGGCAGCGGCTTTGGTGGGGAGAATCTtcacaagccccccccccaagggaATCCCGCCTGCCCCGCCCTAGGTCCAGGAGTTCTCACTCAAAGACCCATGAAGCAAACCTGTCAGAGCTCTGGGCCGGGCACAGAGGCCCTGGCTCAGCAGGAAGAGACAGCTCTGGGGAGCGCCCTCGCAGCCCTCGCAGCCCCAGCCCCACGGGGCCCCCAGCCTCGCACCGTGCTCTTGCGCTCCATCCGCTGCCTCTGCACCCACTGCATCTTCCTCTCCCGGGCCAGGTTCTCAGGCTCCACCACGCCCGCAAAGCCCAGGTTCTCCTCCGCGTACTCATGACCTGGGGAACCCCgtgcaggcagaggcagggtggAGAGGTTGATGTGTGAGCAGAAAAAGTCCTTCCTACCCCGAGGCCCATGGTACTGACAACCGGGAGGAGGGGCGGCCCTTCCCGGGGAAAGGGGGCACAAGTCAGCGGTGCGTGAAGAGGcaggagccaggccctggccggttggctcagcggtagagtgtcggcctggcgtgcagaagtcccgggttcgattcccggccagggcacacaggagaagcacccatctgcttctccacccctccccctctccttcctctctgtctctctcctcccctcccgcagctgaggctccattggagcaaaagatggcctggatgctgaggatggctccttcgcctctgccccaggcgctagagtgcctctggtaggacagagcgacgccctggatgggcagagcatcaccccctggtgggcatgctgggtggatcccggtcaggtgcatgagggagtctgtctgactgcctccccacttccagtttaagaaaaatacagaaaaaaaaaaaaaaaaaaagaggcaggagCCATTCAGGGAAACCACCGGGCAGGTAGCCAGGAGGCCACATTCTAGCTTGACTCTGCCTCTGcccagctctgtgacctcagtCAAGTCATGCCACCACTCTGAGCCACAGTTTTCTTTGGCAAGCGGAGAAAATAATCCCACTAGAACAAGGGTGTGtctccagtgcctagaacagagcCTGGAACATGTTAGGTGCTCAAGAAAGTGTGAACGAATGGCTGAACTGAGATAGTCTGAGGATTACCTGAGATAGTAGAGAATGTTTTAGAAACTGTGGACATtcactgtatgtatgtatgtctgcATGGACATGcagtgtacatatatacatatggtcAGCTGGACATACAGTGTGTGGATATGGACGCATACATGGATACAAGCAGACTGGATTTATTGACTTCTCCTCTGATAAGCAAAGGCTATTTTCTGTCCTAGGCTCGTTTGGAGCCAGTATTCCAAAAACAAGGGAGCTCTGTCCCCCTGCTACAGTGGGCTCCCGGGAGCCACCAGAGGTGGACTGTGTCACTTCTGGGACAGAAACTGGGCCTGGGGGGGGTACTCTGGGAGCAGGGGGGCCACTCACCGGGCCACAGCAGAGTGTCGTCCCCCAGATCCAGCACAGTGTCCAGCGAGCTCAACATGGTCTCGGCAGTGCCCTCAAAGGTCCGTCCTGGTGGGGGCAGGGATGTGTTAGAAAATTCAAGGGCAGCACAGTATGACACAAGGTAGGTGAGGTGGGGCAGGGCCCAGCTGTGCACCTTGGGTCACTAGCCCTGAACCGTGCCCCTGGGGGCCGGGCCCAAATAGTCACCCCCAACAAAGCCCTTGGGAAGGCCCCCATGGCCCGTCCTGACATGCAGATAGAGAGGGGGAGCCGAGCCGTCAGGCTGGGTTCTCAGAACCCCACACACGGCCATGCTGGGCTGCTCCTTTCCACAGAGCACCTCCCTCTCTGCTGCGCTGCCCTTCGGCCTCCACACAGCCTATGGCTTGCGGTCCGCCGACCACGGCGCCACTCTCTCACGCAGGGTTCTCAGGTTTGTGTAACCTGGTCCCCAGTCACTGTATCAGAGAGCCAGGCTCTACCCGGCGGAAACAAACACCCTGTGAGGTCTGTACTCAGCTACAGGCATTGTCTCGTGCTAGCCAGCCCCTGTGAGAAGTCGTGAGGGTATAAAAAAGTTGGAGTAACACAGGTAACTGTTACCCCAAATCAGAGTAACTGCCGAGGCAATGTCTGTGCCAAAGCTAATGCTTTAGTGCATTGCACGGCGCTGTGGCTGTCCTTGGGCCCCTGCCCTGGGCTGTCTCCCCTCCTCCTATCTCTTCTCCTCCGTCGTCCCCTTGGAGGAACTCACCACAgccagagaggaagagcaggtctcctgagaagaggcaggaaggacccTTGTAGGGCTCCCCGTCCAGCAGGTAGACCAGATGGCCTTGTGTGTGGCCGGGAGTGGCTAGAGCCCGGATCTGAAGCCGTCCCACGCTAACCACGTCTTGATGACACAGGGGACTGAGGAGCAAGGCAACGGGGGAGAGAAGGTATAGAGCTTACACCATTCTGGTCCTGCTGCACCCCAGGCCCAGGGGGCTGGGTCATTGGCAGGAGTCAGGGCTTCCACACCAGAGAGAGGAGGTACCCTCAGTGTAGGACTTTTGATCCAAACCCTCCCCTCTGAAGTCTGTTTTGGGGAACCCTGGCTAAATCAGCTGGCAGGTGGGCAGTGCCAGTCTTCAAATGGGCTGTGATCTGCTCTCTAAGGGCCAGAAAGAGCATCAGGAAAGATCCAACTGCTGATACTCCCAAAATACTGAGCTGAAGGATAGGCAGGGAGCCCACGGAGGTGCCAGCCCGCCCCTGGGTCCGGGACTCACTGGGTGAGGTAGGGGATGCCATCCTGAGGGCTCCCGTACACCCGACAGTCCTGGTGCCGCCGGCTGAGGTCACGATTCCCTCCGCTGTGGTCCCTGCAGGACGGCAGAGCCAGGGGTGCTTCTGAGGGGCAACTGCACGTGGCCCCCTTGCCTCCTCTTTCCCCATGGCATCTCCAGGCCTACGAACCCTGAATACCCCTGGCTTCAGGGCTGAGCCAAGTGGTCCACACCTCTGGGCCTTTGTTCAAGCTGTTTCGCTGCCCAGAATGTCATCCCCACAACTCGCCACCCGCGCCTTCCTCCCATCACCTGGCCAGTGCCAACTGATCTTTCTAAGGTGGATTTCCTCAGCTCCGGGGTCATCAGCCTCTAATTCTTCCAAGTGGATCTGATCATGCCCCACCTGGTGCCTCCCAACCTCTAAACCCTGTGGCCACAATTGCCATCGTTTGTCACTGTTGTACACTTTCGTGAAGAGTTGTCCCGTCTATTGGGCTAGAACCTTCTTGAGAAATCACAAGGTTTGTCCGTGCCCAGTGCAGAGTTGGCATCTCATAAATGCCCGTGGACTGAGAGAGAAATGCCTGCCCTGGCCCCCTCTGGGGATTCAGGAGCCTGAGAAGTGGAGGAGTGGGAGGCCCACCCcggcccctccctctctgccagtGCTCGGTACTTCATGAGGAAGGTGGGTGGCCTCCGTCCTGACTTCCTGAGCCCCAGCCGAGCCTGACCTGATGCGGTCAAACCTGGCAAGCTCAGCCGGAGCGAAGGTCAGCTCGGGAAGGTCATCTGCACCCagacagcccagcccagccccttaCCAGTGTTTGTGGGTGCAGAGAATGGCAACCAAGGTGACACCCTCCTTTTCGATGAAAGCCTGGAGGAGAGAGGAGTTACTGAGACTGAGAACAGGACGCAGAGGGAGGCCTGAGGTAGAGAGACAGGGGCTTGGGGGCTgtgcagagaaggaagggggggtgggggagggagaggagatggagctggagaatgagaaaggaggaggaggaaagcgctggggaagggagggacagcTGAGACCCAGTATGAGCACCTGGACAAGGGTGGGGtggtgggagagagggggagagagagacttgTGGATGGGCAGACATAAGAGAAATGCACACACAGGAATAAGAAATGGGAGGGAAAGGTGGCGAGTCCCGGATACTGACCGAcagaggtgaggagaggagaaagtggaCCAGAAAGGGGGTTACAGAGGTCGAGAGAGTGGAAACCCAGTAGGCCCACAGTCTTGGGCCAGCATCGCTCCCTCTCTGGCTCTGGTCCCCTCACTgctgccctccccctctcctccagccAAGCCCTGGACACCGAGCCTCTCCCAGGCTGTGGTTGTGGGGGTctctgtgcatgtgcatgtgcacgTGAGGgtctgtgtgtgagtgcatgtggaGGGGGCACATCCCAATGGCAGAGGGACCAGGATTAGCCCCTCTCTAGAAAGGGGAAGTCGCCCCAGCCTCAAGGTGACCCCAGGGGCCCCTGCGCCTCACCTGCACGGCCTGAGGGTCGGAAGGGTCCACAGCCACAGCCAGCCGGGCCTGGGTGTCGATGATGAGGTAGCTGTAGTTGTCCGAGAGGACAGGGATGGGAAGCACCTTCACTCCTGGGAGACAGAGATGGTCTGTGGGTGAGGCAACGGACCTGGGCAAGGCGTGGTCGGGGGGATGTGACAGGGAGTCAGGAGGGTGAGTGGACACGTCTGGGGGCGGTGCTGGCCCAGGGCAGCCAGAGCTCACCATTGAAGAGACGAGGCTGGGTTCTGGAGTGCCCTTTGGGGTAGCGATTCCGAGCCCTGCGCAGCTGCTGCCGGTAGAAAAGATACCCAAGCCAGGTGCGGGTGTACAGGCTGTACCTGCAGGGAGGGGTGTCTGTGCTCAGCCGCCAGGCCCCGACCCTCCATGATGCCCAGGCCCCGACCCTCCATGATGCCCAGGCCCCACATCTCCACGCTCTTGGTCGCCCCGAGTCTACACAACTTCACCATCACT
The sequence above is drawn from the Saccopteryx bilineata isolate mSacBil1 chromosome 5, mSacBil1_pri_phased_curated, whole genome shotgun sequence genome and encodes:
- the LOC136306945 gene encoding probable hydrolase PNKD, with protein sequence MAWQGWPAPCLWVASCGLLLLVLVLLLSPRSCRARRTLRGLFMARSKRLLFRIGYSLYTRTWLGYLFYRQQLRRARNRYPKGHSRTQPRLFNGVKVLPIPVLSDNYSYLIIDTQARLAVAVDPSDPQAVQAFIEKEGVTLVAILCTHKHWDHSGGNRDLSRRHQDCRVYGSPQDGIPYLTHPLCHQDVVSVGRLQIRALATPGHTQGHLVYLLDGEPYKGPSCLFSGDLLFLSGCGRTFEGTAETMLSSLDTVLDLGDDTLLWPGHEYAEENLGFAGVVEPENLARERKMQWVQRQRMERKSTCPSTLGEERSYNPFLRTHCLVLQDTLGPGLGPTEDDGDSRAQLLEKLRRLKDLHKSK